In the Leptospira limi genome, one interval contains:
- a CDS encoding putative glycoside hydrolase produces the protein MKPVFTFLLLFVYVSCQSVSSTKSQQKSGSIQEPPEFIEGLYINTKTIRDKKRWSLLFQVMKDAGMNTAVVDMQPYPPSPEQVAEAKALGIYMVARVVNFEGGLLEKTPNANLVSSIQKSIRKACELGFPEIQLDYIRYADGGTNFSMSYEKRYESILGIIKDHKEKTKDSCPSDTRWSADIFGRVPFIENDIIGQKVEPFSEELNGLYPMLYPSHFYGLTKRVSDPYGTIKDGLDLTVKRAKQGTKAVAWVQGFKMMVGPSKLSYIDYIKVQMQGAKDSAGHGFIVWNAGNEYLETMNAYEKYKKEPTPNSTKVSRNEE, from the coding sequence ATGAAACCAGTATTCACATTCCTACTCTTATTTGTTTACGTCTCCTGCCAGTCGGTCTCCTCCACCAAAAGCCAACAAAAATCAGGTTCTATCCAGGAACCACCTGAATTTATAGAAGGGCTCTACATCAATACCAAAACCATTCGGGACAAAAAACGATGGAGTTTACTTTTCCAAGTGATGAAAGATGCGGGAATGAATACTGCTGTTGTCGATATGCAACCTTACCCACCTTCACCAGAACAAGTTGCGGAAGCAAAAGCACTTGGAATTTATATGGTGGCACGAGTTGTAAACTTTGAAGGTGGTTTACTGGAAAAAACACCGAATGCAAACCTTGTTTCTTCCATCCAAAAATCAATACGTAAGGCTTGTGAATTAGGATTCCCTGAAATTCAATTGGATTACATTCGATATGCTGATGGTGGCACAAACTTTAGCATGAGTTATGAAAAACGATACGAATCAATTTTAGGAATCATCAAAGACCACAAAGAGAAAACCAAAGACAGTTGCCCAAGTGATACAAGGTGGTCTGCCGATATCTTTGGAAGGGTTCCTTTCATTGAAAATGATATCATTGGCCAAAAAGTAGAACCGTTTAGTGAAGAACTGAATGGACTATATCCAATGTTATACCCATCCCATTTTTATGGTTTAACCAAACGAGTTTCAGATCCTTATGGAACCATCAAGGATGGACTTGACCTAACAGTCAAAAGAGCCAAACAAGGAACAAAGGCCGTTGCTTGGGTGCAAGGTTTCAAAATGATGGTGGGTCCAAGTAAATTGAGTTATATTGATTACATCAAAGTGCAGATGCAAGGGGCAAAAGATTCTGCAGGACATGGTTTTATCGTTTGGAATGCAGGGAATGAATACCTAGAAACCATGAATGCATATGAAAAATACAAAAAGGAACCAACACCTAACAGCACTAAAGTTTCCAGAAACGAAGAATAA
- a CDS encoding histone deacetylase family protein, translating into MKTGISFHSSFLDHKTGPGHPETHVRLESILDKISDLPSQSFEWKKTFKEAPLSLISMIHDPNYVRLVGRVCEEKGSGYLDGDTVFSPNSFQAASFAVGAGVTLAQDILDGKLKNGMALVRPPGHHAEADHAMGFCLFNNIAITAKYLQTQGIKRILILDWDVHHGNGTQHQFYEDDSVYFVSLHQYPFYPGTGSSQERGKGKGTGFTLNLPMARGAEEKQYLDQFLMVHKEMETFQPEFVLVSAGFDAHAKDPLAGMNLNTSSYEKLTEEVKKIANTYSAGKLLSFLEGGYDFHALSESVKVHLEVLAI; encoded by the coding sequence ATGAAAACGGGTATCTCATTCCATTCCTCTTTTTTAGATCACAAAACTGGCCCAGGTCATCCGGAAACTCATGTACGTTTAGAATCGATTTTAGATAAAATTTCTGACTTACCATCTCAATCCTTTGAATGGAAAAAAACATTTAAGGAAGCTCCTTTGTCATTAATTTCTATGATTCACGATCCAAATTACGTTCGTTTGGTGGGAAGAGTTTGTGAAGAAAAAGGATCTGGGTATTTGGATGGAGATACTGTTTTTTCACCAAATTCATTTCAGGCGGCAAGTTTTGCTGTTGGGGCAGGTGTGACTCTTGCACAAGACATTTTAGATGGTAAATTAAAAAACGGTATGGCTCTTGTTCGGCCTCCAGGCCATCATGCGGAAGCAGATCATGCGATGGGATTTTGTTTATTCAATAATATTGCAATCACTGCCAAATACCTTCAAACCCAAGGGATCAAACGGATTTTGATTTTGGATTGGGACGTGCATCATGGGAATGGCACCCAACACCAGTTTTACGAAGATGACTCTGTATATTTTGTATCTCTCCACCAATACCCTTTTTACCCAGGGACTGGTTCCTCACAAGAACGAGGCAAAGGGAAAGGCACAGGTTTTACACTCAATTTGCCTATGGCGCGAGGTGCGGAAGAAAAGCAATATTTAGACCAATTTTTAATGGTCCATAAAGAGATGGAAACTTTCCAACCTGAGTTTGTGTTGGTTTCAGCTGGGTTTGATGCCCACGCAAAAGACCCGTTAGCTGGCATGAACCTAAATACATCCTCGTATGAAAAACTGACTGAAGAAGTGAAAAAAATTGCAAACACTTACTCTGCAGGTAAACTTTTATCGTTTTTGGAAGGTGGGTATGATTTCCATGCACTTTCCGAATCTGTAAAAGTTCATTTGGAGGTATTGGCAATTTAA
- a CDS encoding esterase/lipase family protein — protein sequence MIQILINSLAGKTVSLTQKTTDSLLKGVQFLVKGSLSSTGDGLDLLSNAFFYKPEWRDALQKLGVQVKDKGIRSNEELQKTIELTNQAFDKALFKVELTAKKSDDMVFDNRMVSSILGSSHNQKFKLTKIDMSFRTFGKDITAKETITEYLNSGKTKSVLFLPGLFTDETVWQEQTVEYKNRKITSPGLATELAECGYFSFYLRYNHGLPIHENGKKLMHLLDVFFEENKEIHPDIICYSLGCLIFRSCMYHAKLENKPWITRLGKITLVAAPNKGSYLEKIGFWLGFLFEKSPNVALKIIGMIGNLRSDAIKDLSFGLIRKEEKGWKETISGYFAETYFGELDDLDVYQAYALMEGPENPLQNFLGDGIVEKKSLTYLTDKVFDKKPNPALRTLELKKQNHFSIISSRPLIHWVKEVFGVAPKV from the coding sequence GTGATCCAAATCCTTATCAATTCTCTTGCTGGTAAAACCGTATCCCTCACCCAAAAAACAACAGATTCCTTGTTAAAAGGAGTTCAATTTCTAGTCAAAGGAAGTCTCTCTTCCACGGGCGATGGATTGGATTTACTCTCCAATGCTTTTTTTTATAAACCTGAATGGAGAGATGCCCTCCAAAAACTCGGCGTACAAGTGAAGGACAAAGGTATCCGATCCAATGAAGAGCTCCAAAAAACAATCGAACTCACAAACCAAGCCTTTGACAAAGCACTCTTCAAAGTAGAACTCACAGCAAAAAAAAGTGATGATATGGTGTTTGATAACCGTATGGTCTCAAGTATATTAGGAAGTTCTCATAACCAAAAATTCAAACTCACAAAAATTGATATGAGTTTTCGAACCTTCGGTAAAGACATCACTGCAAAAGAAACCATCACAGAATACCTAAACTCAGGCAAAACAAAATCTGTCTTATTTTTACCGGGACTTTTTACGGACGAAACAGTTTGGCAAGAACAAACTGTCGAATACAAGAACAGGAAAATTACCTCTCCAGGCCTTGCTACGGAACTTGCGGAATGCGGATACTTCTCATTTTATCTCAGATACAACCATGGTCTACCCATCCATGAAAATGGAAAAAAACTCATGCACTTACTAGATGTATTTTTTGAAGAAAACAAAGAAATCCATCCAGACATCATCTGTTATAGTTTGGGTTGTTTGATTTTTCGATCCTGTATGTACCATGCAAAATTAGAAAACAAACCTTGGATTACAAGACTTGGGAAAATCACACTCGTTGCAGCACCTAACAAAGGTTCTTATTTAGAAAAAATTGGCTTTTGGTTAGGTTTTTTATTTGAAAAGAGTCCAAACGTTGCCTTAAAGATCATTGGAATGATCGGAAATTTGCGAAGTGATGCCATCAAAGATTTATCGTTTGGCCTCATCCGAAAAGAGGAAAAAGGTTGGAAGGAAACAATTTCTGGATACTTTGCAGAGACTTATTTTGGTGAATTGGATGATTTGGATGTGTACCAAGCATATGCTCTTATGGAAGGACCTGAGAATCCACTACAGAATTTTTTAGGTGATGGAATCGTTGAGAAAAAAAGCCTAACCTATTTAACGGACAAAGTGTTCGATAAAAAACCAAATCCTGCACTTCGTACATTGGAATTAAAAAAACAAAACCATTTTTCCATCATCAGCTCCCGTCCCCTCATCCATTGGGTGAAGGAAGTATTTGGTGTGGCACCAAAAGTTTAA
- a CDS encoding esterase/lipase family protein has translation MKKKIVIGFLATLLSFPTSGLFAGPLDGQCIALVHGILGFDDTQGLAGGLVKYWGGLDGYLRSQGAKVTTPGSSATNSIPVRASQIQSAVSTWMTANGCSKVHLMGHSQGGLVIRYMVSNLGFAGKTQTVTTINSLHQGAPMADIVLAAIPSWLQPFANSALGLLAKLVYRDGRPQDAIAMGKSLTVSYVKTFNANSPNNSGIKYYSYGSQMAWADLIQHPIMALTHPITWAGGLFYGLGGGNDGVVPLNSQKWGTWKGTPSSYWFATGIDHLQATNLAWSGQNYYDVQGHYLNIAKNAKAGL, from the coding sequence ATGAAAAAGAAAATCGTAATCGGGTTTTTAGCAACCCTTCTCTCCTTCCCCACATCAGGTCTGTTTGCTGGTCCTTTGGATGGCCAATGCATCGCACTTGTTCACGGGATTTTAGGATTTGACGACACACAAGGACTCGCTGGTGGACTCGTTAAGTATTGGGGAGGCCTAGATGGTTACCTCCGTAGCCAAGGCGCGAAAGTCACAACACCTGGAAGTTCTGCTACAAATTCCATTCCTGTTCGTGCAAGCCAAATCCAATCTGCTGTTTCGACTTGGATGACAGCAAACGGTTGTTCTAAGGTTCATTTGATGGGACACAGCCAAGGTGGACTTGTGATTCGTTATATGGTTTCTAACCTTGGATTTGCTGGAAAAACACAAACTGTTACAACAATTAACTCCCTTCACCAAGGGGCACCGATGGCTGACATCGTTCTTGCAGCGATTCCAAGTTGGTTACAACCTTTTGCAAATTCTGCACTTGGTTTACTTGCAAAACTAGTGTACCGTGACGGTCGTCCTCAAGATGCGATCGCAATGGGAAAATCTCTTACTGTGAGTTATGTAAAAACATTCAACGCAAATTCACCTAACAATTCTGGAATTAAATACTATTCTTACGGAAGCCAAATGGCATGGGCAGACCTCATCCAACACCCTATTATGGCACTCACTCACCCAATTACTTGGGCAGGTGGATTGTTCTACGGATTAGGTGGAGGAAATGACGGAGTGGTTCCATTGAATTCTCAAAAATGGGGAACATGGAAAGGAACTCCTTCTTCTTATTGGTTTGCAACAGGAATTGACCACCTGCAAGCAACTAACTTGGCATGGAGTGGACAAAACTACTATGATGTGCAAGGACATTACTTAAACATCGCTAAGAACGCAAAAGCTGGATTATAA
- a CDS encoding polysaccharide lyase yields MKTFTYTDRFQLAVGLCILIGLSFFQCQKKNDNETLNLLAGTALAYQASTSIICTSEQLNKTQNGRIFQTSFESTSEFSNFYSVPSPYQSVATHGQSTEQKRTGTYSHKANISGLGPTCFYPQNCNHRGYPTIQLNKLASGGFKTPVLIELYVYLDMDLTSNQDWFSFATYSADPTDLWRRVVLVNIDASDYVYLMHVPVHNQNVHTYQVTNLSFPRRQWKKLTTCLDFSPQGGTAKVWVDTTLVSTANVSGGCGVLEQAHFGLYASPTLSSGSIYNDDLRIQEVSVCP; encoded by the coding sequence ATGAAAACTTTTACGTACACTGATCGTTTCCAACTAGCTGTGGGACTATGCATCCTTATTGGTCTCAGTTTTTTCCAATGCCAAAAAAAAAATGATAACGAGACCTTAAATCTGTTAGCTGGCACAGCGCTAGCCTACCAAGCTTCCACATCAATCATTTGCACAAGTGAACAATTGAATAAAACGCAAAACGGAAGGATTTTCCAAACTAGTTTTGAATCCACAAGTGAATTCTCAAACTTTTATAGTGTTCCTTCTCCCTACCAATCAGTGGCAACCCATGGACAAAGTACGGAACAAAAAAGAACCGGAACCTATTCACACAAAGCAAATATTTCAGGACTTGGACCCACTTGTTTTTATCCGCAAAATTGTAACCATAGAGGTTACCCCACGATCCAACTAAACAAACTAGCGTCAGGTGGTTTTAAAACCCCAGTGTTAATTGAACTGTATGTCTATTTAGATATGGATTTAACGAGTAACCAAGATTGGTTTAGTTTTGCCACGTATTCAGCAGATCCCACTGATTTATGGCGGAGGGTGGTTCTTGTGAATATTGATGCGAGTGATTATGTATACCTCATGCATGTTCCAGTGCATAACCAAAATGTGCATACATACCAAGTCACAAATCTAAGTTTTCCAAGAAGGCAATGGAAAAAACTAACAACTTGTTTGGATTTTTCTCCACAAGGAGGAACTGCAAAGGTTTGGGTGGATACAACTTTAGTCTCAACAGCAAATGTTTCGGGGGGATGTGGAGTATTGGAACAAGCACATTTTGGATTGTATGCCTCTCCTACTTTGAGTTCTGGCTCTATTTATAATGATGATTTACGCATCCAAGAAGTGAGTGTTTGCCCTTAA
- a CDS encoding lipase secretion chaperone: MDFKKILLVVILFLILFAGLLFFLKQSDDSGVSKDSLSPEEQMANDRISPMGNGEGFWDEAISPFREDRTKPYLELLDDLKSGKINFVWEVWALRRKCKPDFTPDQCNATILAYIDAEYESPDKEKVKDLFVSYFRYEEEYRKWEQPTDLPFLELYEKIKSKRREVLSDKADLIFGMEESQVSFMEGTNNFIKQSANLPADLRVKQFEEFKKKTYGNYYDSLVSREDKFDHYQMEMSLRDKEFSTLTDPKEKEKYLFKIESKYFGKEKAESLANERKKEAKFSESISSYESKEREFLRENSNLSQAEKDKKLKELRIQMLGSEEEADAYLRRKNIEEAGK; encoded by the coding sequence ATGGATTTTAAAAAAATATTACTCGTTGTTATCCTCTTTCTCATTCTTTTTGCCGGTTTACTTTTTTTTCTAAAACAATCAGACGACAGTGGGGTTTCCAAAGATTCTTTATCACCAGAAGAACAAATGGCAAATGATCGTATTTCCCCAATGGGAAATGGAGAAGGCTTCTGGGATGAAGCAATTTCTCCGTTTCGAGAAGACCGAACCAAACCTTATTTAGAGTTACTTGATGATCTTAAATCAGGTAAGATCAATTTTGTTTGGGAAGTGTGGGCCTTAAGACGCAAATGCAAGCCTGATTTTACACCTGACCAGTGTAATGCGACAATCCTTGCCTATATTGATGCTGAATACGAATCCCCAGACAAAGAAAAGGTAAAAGATCTATTTGTTTCCTATTTCCGATATGAGGAAGAATACCGAAAGTGGGAACAACCAACGGATCTTCCATTTTTGGAGTTGTATGAAAAAATTAAATCCAAACGAAGAGAAGTGCTTTCTGATAAAGCAGACTTAATTTTTGGAATGGAAGAATCACAAGTTAGTTTTATGGAAGGTACAAATAATTTCATCAAACAATCGGCAAACCTTCCTGCTGATCTTCGCGTAAAACAGTTCGAAGAGTTTAAGAAAAAAACTTATGGGAATTACTATGATTCGTTGGTTTCCAGAGAAGATAAGTTTGATCATTACCAAATGGAAATGTCTCTTCGTGATAAAGAGTTTTCTACACTTACGGATCCAAAAGAAAAAGAAAAATACCTATTTAAAATCGAATCCAAATACTTTGGAAAAGAAAAGGCAGAAAGTTTGGCGAATGAACGTAAAAAAGAAGCTAAATTTTCTGAATCAATTTCTTCCTATGAATCCAAAGAAAGGGAATTTTTAAGAGAAAATTCCAATCTTTCGCAAGCAGAGAAAGATAAAAAATTGAAAGAACTTAGAATCCAAATGTTAGGATCAGAAGAAGAAGCAGATGCCTATTTAAGGAGAAAGAATATAGAGGAAGCAGGGAAATAA
- a CDS encoding lipase family alpha/beta hydrolase, producing MNSKKKNLVCLLALLLFTTGVHAGARKTVYPVVFAHGLSGFDNLLGYYYFGNDYGTFVGDPCDEFLETACNGSISSSQKALAASVAPFQSSEVRGTQLADRIQNYMTSTGATKVNIIGHSQGGIDARKAAAVLRARYGRQVVHALISVSSPHRGSPTAKYILDLGPGVTSVIDALAKLFGNTIYGSGNDGVAAAKQLVYNDYSSTDGITTGMKAFNTNYNVNTSNAAYWGSIITAQDSINTNPALYLLKEGFYNIDGDGYCLDDCDNDGAAGKGDGTRGNNDDDGLVGINSQQMGDRLQYNECALCFDWITVNTSLGYVSNLNAPTSAQMTSKSSVVSQDHLDVVGVPPDTFDEEEFYASILDFIVSKGG from the coding sequence ATGAACTCTAAAAAGAAAAATCTTGTTTGCCTCCTCGCTCTTTTGTTGTTCACAACAGGGGTACATGCAGGCGCAAGAAAAACGGTATATCCAGTTGTGTTCGCACATGGATTGTCTGGCTTCGACAACTTACTCGGATACTACTACTTTGGTAACGACTACGGTACTTTCGTGGGTGATCCATGTGACGAGTTTTTGGAAACAGCGTGTAACGGTAGCATAAGCTCCAGTCAAAAAGCGTTAGCTGCAAGTGTGGCTCCCTTCCAATCTTCGGAAGTTAGAGGAACACAACTAGCAGATCGCATTCAAAACTATATGACCTCCACGGGAGCAACCAAAGTGAATATTATTGGTCACTCACAAGGTGGAATTGATGCAAGAAAAGCAGCGGCTGTATTAAGAGCACGTTATGGTCGACAAGTTGTCCATGCTCTTATCTCCGTATCAAGTCCGCATAGAGGATCTCCTACTGCGAAGTACATCCTTGATTTAGGCCCAGGTGTGACATCAGTCATCGATGCACTTGCTAAATTATTCGGAAATACGATTTACGGTTCTGGAAATGATGGAGTTGCTGCAGCAAAACAATTAGTTTATAATGATTATTCCTCTACAGATGGGATCACCACTGGAATGAAAGCATTTAACACGAATTACAACGTAAACACAAGTAATGCAGCATATTGGGGATCGATCATCACAGCACAAGATAGCATCAATACAAACCCAGCGTTGTACCTTCTCAAAGAAGGATTTTACAACATTGATGGTGATGGTTATTGCCTAGATGATTGTGATAATGATGGTGCAGCTGGAAAAGGTGATGGCACTCGTGGTAACAATGACGATGACGGACTTGTTGGGATCAACTCACAACAAATGGGTGATCGTTTGCAATACAACGAATGTGCACTTTGTTTCGACTGGATCACAGTGAATACAAGCCTTGGTTATGTAAGTAACTTAAATGCTCCAACTTCTGCACAAATGACTTCTAAGTCTTCTGTCGTAAGCCAAGACCATTTAGATGTGGTTGGTGTTCCACCAGATACATTTGATGAAGAAGAATTTTATGCTTCTATTTTAGATTTCATCGTCTCTAAAGGCGGTTAA
- a CDS encoding DUF1554 domain-containing protein: MYKQIVRMISFLVALGFLSCNPVKGRDEYLLTLVNGLTTTSVTNSFSIGPSSKINVTSASVVLTYGTSQTFGISLGVVPTSNVTINLAFDTSKLSIDGNVTTPLTSYLTFTPANYNTPQTITLASLATTPTTSSLSVSSSSVDTNFNNITGSIAIRHRVMFYTGSSFLMKQSDVAPSLSPYAGFPYTSCSVSPSLPPGLSLNTSSCVISGTPTATQGSINYTVSATNGTISDTETISIQIQTTVYKVFVTASTYNGNLGGISGADTKCGSDANKPSTGTYKAMLTTDSGARRACNGSANCTNATENTDWVFQFGRNYIRASDSAFLFTPNSAGILPASSNTFSNPYTMSHAFDSGTLKTYWTGLAFPNSNWQAATAQPTNTCSNWTSGVATPTPSQGGRIGNSNATNYTAFRNGSGGVSCDTLNYIVCVEQ, encoded by the coding sequence ATGTACAAACAGATTGTTCGAATGATTTCCTTCCTTGTTGCCTTGGGATTCCTTTCCTGTAATCCAGTCAAAGGACGTGATGAGTACCTCTTAACCCTTGTCAATGGTTTGACAACGACCTCTGTTACAAATTCGTTTTCGATCGGTCCGTCTTCTAAAATTAATGTGACAAGTGCGAGTGTTGTGTTAACGTACGGAACATCACAAACATTCGGAATTTCACTTGGAGTGGTTCCTACGTCGAACGTTACAATCAATTTAGCATTCGATACAAGTAAACTTTCGATTGATGGTAATGTCACGACACCACTTACCTCTTATTTAACATTTACACCTGCAAATTATAATACTCCACAAACAATAACTTTAGCATCTCTTGCCACAACACCTACGACTTCAAGTTTATCCGTTTCTTCTTCAAGTGTAGATACAAATTTTAATAACATCACAGGTAGTATTGCAATTCGACATAGAGTTATGTTCTATACCGGAAGTTCCTTTTTAATGAAGCAAAGTGATGTGGCCCCAAGTTTGTCTCCCTATGCTGGATTTCCGTATACATCCTGTTCTGTGAGCCCATCACTACCACCAGGTCTTAGTTTGAATACATCTTCCTGTGTGATTTCTGGCACACCAACTGCGACACAAGGTAGCATAAACTATACTGTTAGTGCAACGAATGGAACTATATCCGATACAGAAACCATATCGATTCAAATTCAAACAACTGTTTATAAAGTCTTTGTAACTGCGTCCACGTATAACGGAAATTTAGGAGGTATTTCAGGAGCTGACACGAAATGTGGTTCAGATGCCAATAAACCGTCAACAGGAACTTATAAAGCGATGTTAACTACCGATAGTGGTGCAAGGCGAGCGTGCAATGGTTCTGCAAATTGTACTAATGCTACAGAAAATACGGATTGGGTATTTCAATTCGGTCGTAATTATATACGTGCCAGTGATTCTGCTTTTTTATTCACACCAAACTCTGCCGGAATTTTACCAGCAAGTTCAAATACCTTTTCAAACCCATATACAATGTCTCATGCATTTGATTCGGGAACTCTGAAAACATATTGGACTGGACTCGCATTCCCCAACTCTAATTGGCAAGCAGCTACCGCTCAACCTACCAATACATGTTCGAATTGGACGAGTGGGGTAGCAACGCCAACACCAAGCCAAGGAGGGAGAATCGGTAATTCGAATGCAACAAATTACACGGCTTTTCGAAATGGATCTGGTGGAGTTTCTTGCGATACACTTAACTATATTGTCTGTGTCGAACAATAA
- a CDS encoding NADP-dependent glyceraldehyde-3-phosphate dehydrogenase, producing MSFVFPTEDSIPAAYRISPIHQTKYLLGGEILEWKGETQIVKSPIFLERNGKLEQVVLGSYPSFDETQSLKALDAAVKAYNHGTGVWPTSTPEERILAVNHFVSLMKEKRNQIILLLMWEIGKTEKDATKEFDRTIEYLEDTVDALRELESNSSKYIQESGLIAQIKRSPYGVVLCMGPFNYPLNETFCTLIPAILMGNTVVFKPAKYGVLLLEPLLECFQKAFPPGVINTVYGDGAKVISPIMESGKIDVFAFIGSSQTANLITKKHPKLNRLRSVLGLNAKNPAIILPDTDLKTMVPEIISGSLSYNGQRCTALKILFVHKDILDEFTKLYLEEFSKWKAGMPWEKDVNFTPLPEEGKTKWLKELLDDAIQHGAKILNQGGGGIIESFMTPAILSPVSPNARLYHEEQFGPLVPIVPFTHIEEPMEYIINSNMGQQASVFGEDPKTIGKLIDTLVNQVARVNWNAQCQRGPDVFPFSGRKDSADGTLSVSDALRVFSLRTVVSLKDTERGRNLLGDVLRTKSSRYLSEEFHL from the coding sequence ATGAGCTTTGTTTTCCCGACAGAAGATTCCATTCCCGCTGCTTACCGCATCTCACCCATCCACCAAACCAAATACCTTCTCGGTGGCGAAATTCTGGAGTGGAAGGGAGAAACACAAATCGTCAAGTCTCCGATTTTTCTCGAACGGAATGGCAAATTGGAACAAGTGGTTCTCGGTTCTTACCCAAGTTTCGATGAAACACAAAGTCTAAAAGCACTCGATGCCGCAGTGAAAGCTTACAACCACGGAACAGGTGTTTGGCCCACTTCCACACCAGAGGAAAGGATTTTGGCAGTGAACCATTTTGTTTCCCTCATGAAAGAAAAACGAAACCAAATCATTTTACTTCTGATGTGGGAAATTGGAAAAACGGAAAAAGATGCCACAAAAGAATTTGATCGCACCATCGAATACTTAGAAGACACAGTCGATGCACTCCGAGAGCTGGAATCCAATTCTTCTAAATACATACAAGAAAGTGGACTCATTGCCCAAATCAAACGTTCCCCTTATGGAGTGGTTTTGTGCATGGGGCCATTTAACTACCCGTTAAACGAAACTTTTTGTACCTTAATCCCTGCAATCCTTATGGGAAATACAGTTGTTTTCAAACCCGCAAAGTATGGTGTATTGCTTTTAGAACCACTCCTCGAATGTTTCCAAAAAGCCTTTCCCCCTGGTGTGATCAACACTGTCTATGGTGATGGGGCCAAAGTCATTTCACCCATTATGGAATCAGGTAAAATTGATGTGTTTGCTTTTATTGGTTCGAGCCAAACTGCAAATCTCATCACAAAAAAACATCCCAAACTCAACCGCCTAAGGTCTGTTCTCGGACTCAATGCAAAAAATCCTGCCATTATCCTTCCCGATACCGATTTAAAAACAATGGTTCCTGAAATTATTTCGGGATCCTTGTCATACAATGGACAACGGTGTACCGCACTCAAAATCCTTTTTGTCCACAAAGATATCTTAGATGAGTTTACCAAATTGTATTTGGAAGAATTTTCCAAATGGAAAGCAGGAATGCCTTGGGAAAAAGATGTTAACTTCACTCCGCTCCCTGAAGAAGGAAAAACCAAATGGCTAAAAGAACTTTTGGATGATGCAATACAACATGGGGCAAAGATCTTAAACCAAGGTGGTGGGGGAATTATAGAATCCTTTATGACACCTGCCATCCTTTCACCCGTCTCACCTAACGCTCGTCTGTATCACGAAGAACAATTTGGACCACTTGTTCCGATTGTCCCATTTACACACATTGAAGAACCAATGGAATACATCATCAATTCGAATATGGGCCAACAAGCAAGTGTGTTTGGGGAAGACCCAAAAACGATTGGAAAACTCATCGATACCTTGGTCAACCAAGTGGCTCGTGTGAATTGGAATGCACAATGCCAACGTGGACCTGATGTGTTTCCATTTTCAGGAAGGAAGGATTCAGCAGACGGAACCCTTTCTGTTTCCGATGCCCTACGTGTTTTTTCCTTACGCACAGTGGTGAGCTTAAAGGACACGGAAAGGGGACGTAATCTTCTAGGAGATGTACTGAGGACAAAAAGTTCCCGGTATCTCTCAGAAGAATTTCACTTGTAA